GTCGCACATCCTGCACGCCGTGTTCTGCTACGTCGTGCGCCGCGGCGAACTGCCCAGCGGCCCACGCGAGTGGCACCACCATATGCGCCGCCCCGCCAACCTCAGCGAGGCCATGAGGAAAGCCGTCAGCCTGGCGCTGGCCGTGGCCAACGACCCGCTCCGGGCCGCGCCCTGGCTGGAGCCGACCGAGGGATTCCGCACCCCACGTCCCAATCCCCAGATCGGCCACCGGGGTGGCAATCGCCCGCGCTGGGGCCCTCGCAGCTACGGGCGCCCCGACACCACCCCCTGACGCCAACGCCCCCGGGACCGCTGCCCTATCGCGGTCCCGGGGGCAACCCCCAGTTTTTATCCAGGCCTATTTTCCGTCGCGCCGGCGGGCGTGCTCTTCCCACTCCCGCAAGAAATCGCTCGACGACCAGCGCTTATCAAGCCCCACGCCGCTGATCACCTCGATCCCGTACTGCTGGCACGTGCCCCATTCCGGAATACTAGTCTCATCCACGCGGTCGCCGCCCTTGGTAAACACCGCCGGCCGCAGCGCCTCCAGCGCCTTGATCACCGTCTGGTCGTCCTCAATCTCAAACGGCACCACGTAATCCACCTCGCGTAGTGCGCTCACGATCAGCATACGCGTGGCCAGGTCCTGAAACGGCTTGCCTTTTTTGGCGCGCAAAAACGCGTCACCATTCACGATCACCACCAATGTGTCGCCGTAGTCTTTGCTATCCATAATGCAGCTAATGTGGCCCGGGTGAATCGGGTCAAACCCGCCGCTCGTCGCCACAATTTTGCCAAGGTGGTCCCGCATCCCGTCCAATTCTTCAAATGTCACGATCTTCGCGCCAAAATCCTGTCGTTGCATGCTCTCGCGCCTTTAATGCTGTTAGTTGTAGCGTACCCTGGGCCAAGATTCAAGAGGAGTAACCTCAAACCTTCCAGCCGCGGTCGGGCTGCGCCCGCATCGCCTCTGTCTCGTCTGGCCGCGCGTAATCATCCTCGAGCCGCCAGGTGGTCCCCAGCTCTGGCGTCGAGGCCTCAAACACCTCGCAGTCGGTGAGCCCCACCAGCCGGTGCCGCTGCCCCACTTGGCTCGTGTACCCCATGCCCGGCTCGAGCTCGATTTGCTCTAGCTCGCCGGCCGCATTTTCGAGCAGCACCGCCGCCCTCCCCGCATGCACCACCCAGCTCTCGCTCTTGGCGTCGTGGGCCTGCAGGCTCACTCGGCAGCCTTTATTGATATGCAAAATCTTCATCATGTACGGCCCGCCGTCGGCCGTTAAGTGCACTTCGTAGCCCCACGGCTTGACCACGCGTTTCGCGTACCCAGCCGTCGTGAAACCACCCTTGTCGATCATATCGAGAAAATCTAAATGCTTCATATGCTTCCCATTGTACTCGCGAAGCGTATAATCAGGCCATGTGCGGAATTGTCGGTTACATTGGCAAAGATAAAGCGCTCCCCGTGCTTGTAAACGGTTTGCGGCGTATGGAATACCGCGGATACGACTCCGCGGGCGTCGCCGTGGTTGATCATGGCCACATGGGCATCGTGAAGCGTCCCGGCAAAATCGCCAATCTGGTGGAGGCGCTCGAGGAACACCCGCTCGAGGGTCACCTCGGCATCGGCCACACCCGCTGGGCCACCCATGGCATCCCCAACGAGCTCAACGCCCACCCTCACCAAGCCGGCCATATCGCCATTATTCACAATGGCATCATCGAGAATTTTGCCTCCATCAAGGAGCAATTAGGCTCTGGCATCAAATATCTCAGCGACACCGACACCGAGGTGCTGGCGCAGCTCATCGCTGCCGAGCGCGAAACAGCGCCGTCGCTCGAGGCCGCCGTGCTGGCCGCCCTACTCCAGGTCGAGGGCACCTTCGGCCTCGTCGTCATCGACGACCGCGACCCCGGCAAGCTGGTGGCTGCCCGCCGCGGCAGCCCGTTGCTGCTCGGCATCGCCCCCGACGCCACCTACGTGGCCTCCGACGCCGCTGCCATCATCGGCTACACCGACCGCGTCGTGTACCTCGAAGACGACGAAATCGCCGTCTGCCAGGCCGGCAAATATGAGGTGATTGATTTCGAAGCCCAGGCCAAGGACCACGAAGAGGTCCAGATCCAGCTCGAGCTGGCCGCCATCGAAAAGGCCGGCTACGATCACTTTCTGCTCAAAGAAATCATGGAGCAGCCCCGTACCATCGCCGACACCCTGCGCGGCCGCCTCGACGCCGAAAACGGCACCAGCCATCTCGGAGGCCTCAATCTGGCCGAGGGCTCCTACCAAAACATCAGCCGGTTCCTCACCGTGGCCTGCGGCACCGCCTACTATTCGGGCCTGCTC
This genomic interval from Candidatus Saccharimonadia bacterium contains the following:
- a CDS encoding adenylyltransferase/cytidyltransferase family protein, whose translation is MQRQDFGAKIVTFEELDGMRDHLGKIVATSGGFDPIHPGHISCIMDSKDYGDTLVVIVNGDAFLRAKKGKPFQDLATRMLIVSALREVDYVVPFEIEDDQTVIKALEALRPAVFTKGGDRVDETSIPEWGTCQQYGIEVISGVGLDKRWSSSDFLREWEEHARRRDGK
- a CDS encoding cupin translates to MKHLDFLDMIDKGGFTTAGYAKRVVKPWGYEVHLTADGGPYMMKILHINKGCRVSLQAHDAKSESWVVHAGRAAVLLENAAGELEQIELEPGMGYTSQVGQRHRLVGLTDCEVFEASTPELGTTWRLEDDYARPDETEAMRAQPDRGWKV
- the glmS gene encoding glutamine--fructose-6-phosphate transaminase (isomerizing), yielding MCGIVGYIGKDKALPVLVNGLRRMEYRGYDSAGVAVVDHGHMGIVKRPGKIANLVEALEEHPLEGHLGIGHTRWATHGIPNELNAHPHQAGHIAIIHNGIIENFASIKEQLGSGIKYLSDTDTEVLAQLIAAERETAPSLEAAVLAALLQVEGTFGLVVIDDRDPGKLVAARRGSPLLLGIAPDATYVASDAAAIIGYTDRVVYLEDDEIAVCQAGKYEVIDFEAQAKDHEEVQIQLELAAIEKAGYDHFLLKEIMEQPRTIADTLRGRLDAENGTSHLGGLNLAEGSYQNISRFLTVACGTAYYSGLLGKYFLERMTGLPVDVEVASEFRYREPVVSEHALGMVVSQSGETADTLASLREMQRRGIRTLGLVNVVGSSVAREVDGGIYLHAGPEISVASTKAYTSQVLAQLLIGLQVGRARSLSVRDGKAIVAALEALPAQVQHILDQHDKIRALAKKLSHFNNAMYLGRDTLYPVALEGALKLKEVAYIHAEAYPAGELKHGPIAMIDENLLVVFLHPKNDLYDKSQSSLEQVRARGGQLLIVGTEGDDTLKQFSEHVIYIPEANPYTQPLLANIPLQLFAYYVAVERGTDVDQPRNLAKSVTVE